A region of the Streptococcus suis genome:
CTCCCCAATTTTGATTGTGACTTTGAGGTGACTTTTGAAGATGATTACCACAAAGAGATGAATGATCCCCTATTCTACGAATCCAATCTTCATCGGATTTCGGATTTTATGGAAACTAGGGATATTAAAAATGGTGTAGACACACTATTGACGAAAGACAATCACCTGGCCTTTCGTGCCTTTGGTGAACATTATTCTGCTAGAGGAAAGGATGGCATTTTAACGACTTTAGTGACGGTCAAGTGCTTTGGTGAAGGACGGATGCCCATTGATATGAGTCGCTATTTCTCAACTCTTGAACAAACAGTTGAAAATAGCCTAACCCTATAAGGAGGAGCCTATGATTGAGGTATATCTAGGAAATAATGCCAATACAAATCAAGATTTACTAACTATTTTGACGACCTATGGTGTGACTTATCGTTGTATAAAAGCGTGTGATGTAAACCGTGAAATCTTACTGTCACTCTTTGCGAAAACCACGGATTGTTTTGAGTTGCTATCGCCACGATTTCTTCGCTTTAAACGTCAATATTCGATAAGTTTGAATGAGATGATTCAGCTCATTCTCCAAAAGCCAGACCAGAATCTTCGGTTGCCTCTCATTGTCTGTCAGAATCATGTCTATCCAGCTATTGGGCTAGACGAAGTGCGTACCTTTCTTCCCAGACAGGTAAAAGAAGAACTGTTTCAGGCCAGCCTGATGAAACAAGTGACAGGGTAGGTGTGAAGATGAATGAACGATTTTGGGATAATTTAGAAATCATTCTGGCAGAAAAAGACCTCACTTGGGCAGAACTAGCTCGCAAAGTATTCAACGGTCAATATGTTTATCCAAGTGAGTTTAATCGCCTCTATCAAAAATTACGGCATTACAAATCGAATCGTCTCATGCCACAAACTAGATGGGTTGAGCGAATTGTTCTAGTCTTAGATATTGATTATGAAGATTTATTCAAGAGGTGACAATGATAAGGATAGTGGTGTTTTATCTAGCTATACAGCTAAACGGTCTTCTGGTGAGTTTATACCTGAAAGAGTATCTGACAATAGAGGGTATAGTCTTGCTACAATTGGTCCTATTAAGTGTGACTTGCTTAGAGATTGCCCGTCATAAAACTGTTCAAGCAAAAAATATAACCTTAAGAAATCGCCTAAGATGGTTGCTTCTTGGTTTTGTGTGTATGGTTGCTTTTGCAGTTTTCATCAGTTTCCTATCTTCAGTTCAGACTAGGAATCAAGCGGTATTGTTACAAGTAGGAAAACAGGTTCCTCCTATTATCTTTTTATTATTTCTAATAAATGCAAGTCTCCTTGAAGAGATTGTTTATAGGCAACTGCTGTGGGAAAAATTGACATTCCCTCTTCTACAAATAGGCGTGACCAGTTTTTTCTTTGTTCTATCCCATGGACCCAATCAGATAGGGAGTTGGCTCATCTATAGCTGTCTTGGCTTGACCTTGGCTGCTGTTCGATTGAAAACTGATTGTATGACGGCAATCGCCTTACATTTACTTTGGAATAGTTTGGCTTATGTCGTAACTTTCTTGTGATACCAAAATCAAGAGTGCTTCCGTATTATGGAAGCACCTTATGTTTGATAGGGAATCGAAAAAAGAGGAGGCCACCATGTCATCTGAACAACAAGAACGTCAAGCGATGCAATACGTGGAAAGAAGTAGTTTATTGACAGTCAGAACCCTCTTAAAGCTCTTAGAATGGTCGGCTAGGCAAGCCTTAGCCCAAGATTCAGCTTATAAGATTGGGGTTCAAAAACTGGAAGAACTCCTTCAAAGCCCTTACGCAATTGAAGCGATAGATGTTAGTAAAGACATACTGGATAAGCCAATCGATGTGGAGAAATTTAAGGAGTTGATGGAGTCAGAAAAACTGCCAATCGTAATTAGTTGGCAAAAAGACTAAAATTTTGTATAATAGGAATTGAAGTTAAATTAGATGCTAAAAATTTGTAATTAAGAAGGAGGGATTCGTCATGTTGGTATTCCAAATGCGTTATCAAATGCGTTATGTAGATAAAACATCTACTGTTTTGAAACAGACTAAAAACAGTGATTACGCAGATAAATAAATACGTTAGATTAATTCCTACCAGTGACTAATCTTATGACTTTTTAAACAGATAACTAAAATTACAAACAAATCGTTTAACTTCTGTATTTGTTTATAGATGTAATCACTTCAGGAGTGATTAAATGAACAAAAATATAAAATATTCTCAAAACTTTTTAACGAGTGAAAAAGTACTCAACCAAATAATAAAACAATTGAATTTAAAAGAAACCGATACCGTTTACGAAATTGGAACAGGTAAAGGGCATTTAACGACGAAACTGGCTAAAATAAGTAAACAGGTAACGTCTATTGAATTAGACAGTCATCTATTCAACTTATCGTCAGAAAAATTAAAACTGAATACTCGTGTCACTTTAATTCACCAAGATATTCTACAGTTTCAATTCCCTAACAAACAGAGGTATAAAATTGTTGGGAGTATTCCTTACCATTTAAGCACACAAATTATTAAAAAAGTGGTTTTTGAAAGCCATGCGTCTGACATCTATCTGATTGTTGAAGAAGGATTCTACAAGCGTACCTTGGATATTCACCGAACACTAGGGTTGCTCTTGCACACTCAAGTCTCGATTCAGCAATTGCTTAAGCTGCCAGCGGAATGCTTTCATCCTAAACCAAAAGTAAACAGTGTCTTAATAAAACTTACCCGCCATACCACAGATGTTCCAGATAAATATTGGAAGCTATATACGTACTTTGTTTCAAAATGGGTCAATCGAGAATATCGTCAACTGTTTACTAAAAATCAGTTTCATCAAGCAATGAAACACGCCAAAGTAAACAATTTAAGTACCGTTACTTATGAGCAAGTATTGTCTATTTTTAATAGTTATCTATTATTTAACGGGAGGAAATAATTCTATGAGTCGCTTTTGTAAATTTGGAAAGTTACACGTTACTAAAGGGAATGTAGATAAATTATTAGGTATACTACTGACAGCTTCCAAGGAGCTAAAGAGGTCCCTAGCGCCTACGGGGAATTTGTATCGATAAGGGGTACAAATTCCCACTAAGCGCTCGGGACCCCTTGTAGGAAAATGTCCTAAGTGTGGCAACAATATTGTATTAAAAAAATCGTTTTATGGTTGTTCAAATTATCCTGAATGTACCTTCACTTTAGCTGAACATTTTAGAAAGAAAAAACTCACCAAAACAAATGTAAAAGAATTACTAGAGGGAAAAGAAACCCTGGTAAAAGGAATCAAAACGAAAGATAGAAAGTCCTACAATGCCGTTGTAAAAATCGGAGAAAAGGGATATATTGATTTTATCTCTTTTTCAAAATAAGCATAAAAGCCCTTTAAAGAGGGCTTTTATATATTAATCACAAATCACTTATCACAAATCACAAGTGATTAATCACAAATCACTTGTGATTTGTGATTCCTAATGATACAATATTACTATACAAAAAAAGAATGGGGCGTAGTTATGGAGAAGGAAGAACTCAAAATACTTGAAGAATTAAGACGTATTTTAAACAGTAAAAATGAAGCGATTGTTATCTTAAACAATTATTTTAAAGGTGGTGTTGGAAAGTCAAAATTATCGACTATGTTTGCTTACTTGACAGACAAATTTAATTTAAAAGTTTTAATGATCGATAAGGACTTACAAGCAACATTGACAAAAGACTTAGCAAAAACATTTAAGGTAGAATTGCCACGTGTTAATTTTTATGAAGGACTGAAAAATGGAAACTTGGCTTCTTCTATTGTTCATTTGACTGATAATTTAGACTTGATCCCTGGCACGTTTGATTTGATGTTACTGCCAAAATTAACTCGCTCATGGACTTTTGAAAATGAAAGTAGATTGCTTGCTACTCTTTTAGCACCTTTAAAAAGTGACTATGATCTCATTATTATTGATACTGTACCAACGCCAAGCGTTTATACAAATAATGCAATCGTGGCAAGTGATTACGTTATGATCCCTTTACAAGCAGAAGAAGAAAGTACAAACAACATTCAAAACTATATTTCCTATTTGATTGATTTACAAGAACAGTTTAACCCTGGACTAGATATGATCGGTTTTGTTCCTTATTTAGTTGATACGGACAGCACAACGATAAAATCAAACCTGGAAGAACTGTACAAGCAACATAAAGAAGATAACTTGGTTTTCCAAAATATTATCAAGCGAAGTAATAAAGTAAGTACCTGGTCTAAAAACGGCATTACAGAACACAAAGGCTATGACAAAA
Encoded here:
- a CDS encoding transcriptional regulator gives rise to the protein MNERFWDNLEIILAEKDLTWAELARKVFNGQYVYPSEFNRLYQKLRHYKSNRLMPQTRWVERIVLVLDIDYEDLFKR
- a CDS encoding CPBP family intramembrane metalloprotease — translated: MIRIVVFYLAIQLNGLLVSLYLKEYLTIEGIVLLQLVLLSVTCLEIARHKTVQAKNITLRNRLRWLLLGFVCMVAFAVFISFLSSVQTRNQAVLLQVGKQVPPIIFLLFLINASLLEEIVYRQLLWEKLTFPLLQIGVTSFFFVLSHGPNQIGSWLIYSCLGLTLAAVRLKTDCMTAIALHLLWNSLAYVVTFL
- a CDS encoding 23S rRNA methyltransferase attenuator leader peptide ErmL → MLVFQMRYQMRYVDKTSTVLKQTKNSDYADK
- a CDS encoding 23S rRNA (adenine(2058)-N(6))-methyltransferase Erm(B) yields the protein MNKNIKYSQNFLTSEKVLNQIIKQLNLKETDTVYEIGTGKGHLTTKLAKISKQVTSIELDSHLFNLSSEKLKLNTRVTLIHQDILQFQFPNKQRYKIVGSIPYHLSTQIIKKVVFESHASDIYLIVEEGFYKRTLDIHRTLGLLLHTQVSIQQLLKLPAECFHPKPKVNSVLIKLTRHTTDVPDKYWKLYTYFVSKWVNREYRQLFTKNQFHQAMKHAKVNNLSTVTYEQVLSIFNSYLLFNGRK
- a CDS encoding topoisomerase; translation: MPTKRSGPLVGKCPKCGNNIVLKKSFYGCSNYPECTFTLAEHFRKKKLTKTNVKELLEGKETLVKGIKTKDRKSYNAVVKIGEKGYIDFISFSK
- a CDS encoding chromosome partitioning protein ParA; translation: MIQYYYTKKEWGVVMEKEELKILEELRRILNSKNEAIVILNNYFKGGVGKSKLSTMFAYLTDKFNLKVLMIDKDLQATLTKDLAKTFKVELPRVNFYEGLKNGNLASSIVHLTDNLDLIPGTFDLMLLPKLTRSWTFENESRLLATLLAPLKSDYDLIIIDTVPTPSVYTNNAIVASDYVMIPLQAEEESTNNIQNYISYLIDLQEQFNPGLDMIGFVPYLVDTDSTTIKSNLEELYKQHKEDNLVFQNIIKRSNKVSTWSKNGITEHKGYDKKVLSMYENVFFEMLERIIQLENEKE